One genomic region from Bombus terrestris chromosome 15, iyBomTerr1.2, whole genome shotgun sequence encodes:
- the LOC110119949 gene encoding uncharacterized protein LOC110119949, with product MVKSNGKNTEMYMHSNDICRHCRGLRDLFCHVESVNIEMFENTESVMLCSFLEAQRSTKVPNERQASGIFVVNNELAIGIMVNEGYNDKEMKYVKLYGTIGEYAQGVSHITNI from the exons ATGGTTAAAAGTAATGGTAAAAATACAGAAATGTATATGCATTCGAACGACATATGTCGTCATTGTAGAGGGTTGAGAGATCTCTTTTGTCACGTCGAATCTGTTAATATCGAAATGTTCGAGAACACTGAATCAGTTATGCTCTGTTCATTTTTAGAAGCACAACGTTCTACTAAAGTTCCAAACGAACGACAAGCTAGTGGCATTTTCGTCGTAAACAACGAACTTGCTATCGGTATAATGGTAAATGAAG GATACAACGACAAGGAAATGAAATACGTAAAACTATATGGAACCATTGGTGAATATGCACAGGGTGTCTCGCATATAACAAACATTTAG